The window AGATCGACCGCGCTGCAGGGAAACTGGCCGGTGCCGACCAGATGTGCGGCCAGCGCGCTCACTTTGCGGTTCTCCCGCTGCGACCGGTCCCTCAGGATGGTGAACGCTTCCTCGGCGCCGATCCGGTGGCGGTCCATCAGGATGCCCTGCGCCTGGCCGATCACCGTCCGGCCCTGCAGGGCCCGTTGCAGGTGCTCCTGCCGCACGGCGGATCCGAGCAGCTGCCCGGTGGCGTCGGCGAGACGCGTGGCGCGCTCGATCTCCTCGGCGCCGTAGGTTCGCGGGGCCGACGACCAGAAGTTCAGCGCACCGGCGGCGTCCCGCGACGCCAACGGCACCGAGACGACAGCGGCCACCCCGGCTCTCGCGGCATCGGTGGTCCATCGCGGCCATCGGCGCTCCCGGGCGACGTCCTCCATCACCGTGGCCGTGCCGTCCAGCGCGGCGCTGTGGCCGGGGCCCTGGGCATACCGGCACTGCAGGGCGTCGGCAGCGCCGCCGGCCGTCCGGGCGGCGCCATCGGCGCACACCAGGACCCCGCCGGCCACCAGGGTGACGGTCACGTCGTCAGCCAGGCCCAGCGCGGCGGACAGGCCGAGGATCCCGCTCACCGAAGCCGGTATCGGACGGACGAGGACCGGTGGCACGGCGGGCTCCGCGTGGCCGACGGGCGGAGCCTCCTCGGCGGTGTCGGAACGGAGGCAGCGTCGGAGGGAGTGCGGCATGTGCTGATCCTCGGGGGAACGGGGCGTCGACCCCGGACACGCGGCGGCGGTCGCGGGTGGGGTGACAGGAGCGGTGTCAGAGCCTGGCGGTGAGCTCGTGCTCACGGCTCCACGGCCGCAGGCGCGGGCGGTGGAACCGCCCCAGGGCGGCTGCTCGATCAGCAGGTCTAAGCTACCTCACGACTGACGTGCCCGGCAGGGGCGGGTCCGATCGCGGTGCTCCCCAGGGGTCTCACCACGGACGGATCTCGCCACGGGGCCACCGCATCCGCTCGACCCGTGATGTGAAACAAGCGCAGCGAGGGGATCTCATGGACGGCAACGCGCACATCGAAGGACCGGGACGAGACCCGGACGAGACGACACCGGACCTGGTCGGCGACCGCGCCGGCGACGGACCCGACGCTGTCGACCCTGCGGGTGACCGGTCCGACAGCGTCGACCCTGCAGGTGACCGGGCCGACAGCATCGACCCTGCGGGCGACGACGACGGCGTCGATTCCGCGGATGACGGAGCGGACGATGTCGACCCCGTGGGGGACGACGACGACCTCAATCTCGACGCGAGTCTGGCCGCGCTGTCCCGGTTGTCGACCGGCCGGCTCACGCTGGAGGACCTGCTGGTCCAGGTGGCCGAGTTCGCCGTGCGGGCGATCCCCGGGGCCGACGGGGCCGGCCTGACGCTGTTGGAGCCCAACCGCGAGGACATCATCGTCAAGTCCACCGAGTTCGTCCGGCAGATCGACGACATCCAATACCGGTTGGGTGAGGGCCCGTGCATCAGTGCGGCGGCGGAGGGGCTCACGATGCGCTCCGGGTCGTTGGGCGGCGACCCACGATGGCCACGCTTCGGTCCGCGGGCCGGCCGGCTGGGGGTGCACAGCGTGCTGTCGCTGCCCTTGCTGACACCGTCCGGCGTGGTCGGGGCCATGAACGTCTACGCCCATGCGCGCAACGCCTTCGACGTCCGCGCGGAACAACTGGGGCAGTTGTTCGCCGCGCCCGCCGCGATCACCGTGCACAACGCCCAGATCCTGGCTCAGACGGCACGGCTGGCCGAACAGCTGCAGGCGGCGTTGACGACCCGGCCGATGATCGACCAGGCGATCGGGATCCTGCGCGCCCGCGGCGGTATCGAGTCCCCGGAGGCGTTCGCCCGGTTGCGGCATCTGAGTCAGACCGAGCACGTCAAGCTCTCGGTCGTGGCGGAGCGGATCGTCGAGGAAGCGGTCCGGCGCGCCCGCGCACGCGCCACCCCGCCGCGCTGAGAAGGGCCGGATCTCACGTTCACCCGTCGGTACCGGAGTCCGGGGGCGGCGGCACGGTAGGGTCAGGGGGTTCGGCGGCGGTGTCCGGGTCCCGACCCGGCGTGTCCTGTCGCCTGCCATCGAGTCCCGCAACCGCGGTGATCTCGACACGGGCTTTGCAACCAGCGAGTCGGCGACTCCTGGAGTCACTCCCGCATGACGCACTCACGACAAGCCGAGCAGCTCGACCGTCTCAGCGCCGCATTGACCGACGGTTCCGACCTCACGGCCATTCTGGACGTCCTGGTGGACGATCTCACCGTCGCGGTGCCGTCGTTCGTGGGCCTGCGCATGACGCTCCCGGTGCCCGGCGGGCCCGCGGTGCTGTCCACGATGGATCACCCGGTCGTTCCCGTGGTCCGGGCGTCACTGCTGCTGCGGCTGGACGGCATCGGGGTGGCGGCGGCCGGAGCGACCGTCGTCTACTACGCGGCGGTCGCGCACGCGTTCGACGACTTCGCCGGTACGGTGCGAGATCACTTCCGACTCCCCGGAATCGTCGTGGTGGACGGGCATCTCGCGCCCGACGCCGGGACCGGTGTCGCGCTGGCGGATCTGTCACTCGTCGATCAGGCCGTCGGCATGCTGATCGAGTCGGGGCACACCCGGGAATCGGCCCGGGACGCCATCGCCGGTCGCGCGGCGGCGACCGGACGGACGCTCGCGGCCGCGGCGGCCGAGGTGACCGACGGGCACTTTCCCGGGGCTGCGCACTGACCGGTGGCGACGGGGCCGGGCACCGTTCTCCCGCGCGGCCCGAACGGTCCCGGAGCGCGGCCCCCGGCCGGTCGTCGCGTCGAGCCGCCCGGTGCGCGGGTCGAGACCTCCTGCGGCACCACGGATGTCGCGACGACGCCGCCACCGGAGCAGTGCAGTGTGTGACCCGGTGACAGGACCGGCCGCGAGCCGGTCCCGTCACTGGGGGTACGAGGGGGCGCCGTGACGGCGCCCCGTGCGTCAGCCGACGGCAGCTCCGGGCTGCGCGACCCGATGACGGCTCACGGCGCGGGGATCGGTCATCGCGGAGTCCGGCCTGACGGTCACTTCGGAGGTGGGCACTGGACAGCGGCGACGACGCGCGCGACGGATCCCACCCCCTGGGGGGCCGGTGATCTCGATCCCAGACCGGCTGTGAGCTCAGCGGACTGAACGTACCGCACCCACACCGGGCCGTCAGCAGCCGAACGGGTGCCTGCCGGCTTCGGTCCGCGCTGACGGCACCTGAGTGTTGCGGCGGCGCAGCGGTCCACCGGAGTCCGTATGCTGACAGTGCTGAGTTCACAGCCGGCCTGGATCCGAGCTCACCTGCCCTGCGGGGTTGGTGGTCCGCCGAGCGACGTTCGTCGCCACCGCCAGAACCTCCCGGGTACCGCTGTGCTGTCTGGACCACCGTGATCCCCCTTTCCCGTTCCCGCTGGGCCGCCCTCCCCGACCGGGTTCACCTCCCCCGCCCGAACGCTTTCCTTCGCGCCGCCCGGCCGTGGCCGTGGACGCCGTGACCGCGCCGGCGCGGACGGGCGATCCGGCGCGCAGGCCGGCGTCGTCGCGGACGGGCGGTCCGGCGTCCTCGCGACCGGCGAGCGACTACTCGGTGCTGCTGGACTCCATCCGGTCGATGGGATTGCTGGAACGCCGCTACGCCTATTACGCGACCCGCAGCCTGCTGCTGCTGTCGGCGTTGGGCACCGTCGCCGCCGGCTTCGTGCTCATCGGTGACAGCTGGCTGCAGATCGCGGTGGCCGCGGTCCTCGCCGTGGTGCTCACACAGGTCATCTTCCTGGGACACGACGCCGCCCACCGGCAGGTCTTCGTGTCCGCGCGCGCCAACGAGATCATGGCGATGATCCTGGCCAGCGGCCTCTCCGGGCTCAGCCTGGCCTGGTGGAACACCAAGCACGCCCGGCACCACCAGGCGCCCAACCAGGTCGGCAAGGACCCGGACATCGAACCGGGCGTCGTGCACTTCTATCCCGCCGAGAAGCCACCGACGGGCACCCTCGGGCGGTTCCTGCACGCTCATCAGGGGTGGTGGTTCTTCCCGCTGCTCGCCGTGGAGGCCATCAACCTCCACGTGCAGAGTGTGGCCGCGGTACTGGCCCGCCGGGACATGAAACACCGGCGCACCGAGATCACCCTCATCACCGGCCGTCTGGTGCTGTACCCGGCGGTGCTGTTCGTGGTGCTCTCCCCCGCCAGGGCCGTCACGTTCCTGCTCGTGCAGATGGTCGTCACCGGCGTCTACCTCGGCAGTGTGTTCGCGCCGGCGCACGTCGGCATGCCGATCCTGGGCGCCGACGCCAAGATGGACTTCTTCCGGCGTCAGGTCCTGATCTCGCGGAACATCACCGGCAACCGCTTCACCACCTGGTTCATGGGCGGGCTGAACCTCCAGGTGGAACACCACCTCTTCCCGAACATGCCGCGCCCCAACCTGCGCCGGGCGCAGGTCGTCGTGCAGGAGTTCTGTGTCGGCCGGCGGGTGACCTACACCGAGAAAACCCTGGGCCAGGCCTGGGTTCTCATCATCGGCCACATGAACCGGGTCGGTGCCGCCGGCCGGGATCCCTACGCGTGCCCGGTCGTGCGACAACTCCGTTGACCCCGGCGGCGCCCGGTTCCGGTGATGTCCGGACGCCCCCCTTCGCCCGCGCCCCTGCCACCCACCCCCGGAGGTCGACTCGATGCCCAGCCACCGCACGCCCACCGCCGTGTCCGTCCTCGCCGCCCGCGGTCCGGCCGTCGGCCCGGGTCGGTTGCTCACCATGACGCACACCGGACCGGCGGGCAGCCGGGACTACGACCTGTACATCCCGACGGGGTACCGGCCGGACGCCCGCCCGGTCCCGCTGGTCGTGATGCTGCACGGCAGCACCCAGTCCGCCGCGGATTTCGCCGTCGGCACGACCATGAACGACCAGGCGGAACGACACACCCTGCTGGTGGCCTATCCGGGACAGCCACGGCTGGCGAACCCCAGCCGATCGTGGAACTGGTTCGACCGGCACAACCAGCACGCCGGCGCCGGGGAACCGGCGATCATCGCCGGCATCACCGAGGACATCGTCCGCGCTCACGGCGTGGACCGCGACCGCGTGTACGTGGCCGGGTTGTCGGCGGGCGGTGCGATGGCCGCCGTGATGGCGGCGAGCTACCCGCAGGTGTACGCGGCTGTGGGAGTGCACTCCGGGCTGGCCCACCTCGCCGCCACCGGGATGATGTCGGCGCTGACCGCCATGCACCGCGGCGGCCCCGCGACCGGCGACCCACGGGGCACCGTGCCGCTGATCGTCTTCCACGGCGACGACGACACCACCGTCTCGCCGGTCAACGCCGTCCGGCTCGTCACCGGCCGGATCGGCACCGCCGCTCCCGACAGCACCCGCACGCATCCCGCGGTCGAGGACAGCGACCGTCCCGACCGGCACGGGTACACGATCACGACCTATCTCGACCCTGACCACTCGGTGGCCGCCGAGTCCTGGGACGTGCACGGGGCCGGCCACGCCTGGGCCGGTGGCGACGCGGCCGGGTCCTACACCGATCCGCAGGGACCCGACGCGTCCGCCGAGATGGTCCGGTTCTTCCTCGAACACCCCCGGCCGGCCGCGGGGACCCGCACCTGACGCCGTCGGACATCGCCGGGCCGCAACGGTTCTCCGTCCCGCCGAGGCGAGCTCCGTTCTCACGGAACCACGGCATCCGGCCGGCGGCTGTCGGCCTCGGCGCTCAGACGGGCCGTGCGGGCAGTCGCCCGGCGAGGCCGGCCAGCAGGTAGTCCAGTCCCAGCTGCAGTTCCGCGGCGCCGTCGTAGCGACCGAGCTCGCCGGCCAGGCTGCGCACGTGCGGGAACTCTCTCGGCGGCAACCGGTGCAGCCCGAGTCGCAGCAGATCGTCGGACTCCTCGGGGTCGACGACGTACTCCTGGAGTTCATTGAGCACGTGTCCGTACAGCAGCCCGAAGTACGCGCGGTAGGCGTGCAGGGCGGCGGCCGGCGGGAACCCGGCGTCCACGAGGATCGCGAGCACCCGTTCCAGCGGACGCAGCGTCCCGAGCGGGCGCAGCCCGAGCGGTGTGGACAACGGCCGGGTGGCCAGCAACGGCACCACGTGGGGATGGGCCAGGGCGAGGGCACGGAAGCCGACCGCGGCCGCGCGCAGTTGCTGCTGCCACCCACGGCCGTCGTCGTCCGGGATGACGAGGGCACCGAGCACCAGCTCCGCCACCCCGTCCAGGAGGTCGTCTCGGCCCGCGGTGTGGCGGTACAGCGTCATCGGGTCCCGGCCCACCCGTTGCCCCAGCCGACGCATCGTCAACGCTCCCAGTCCCTCCGCGTCGACCAGCTCGAGCGCGGCGTTCATCACCGCCGCCCTCGACAACGCCCGCCGGTCACCGTTTCTCGCCTGTCCCGGGGCGGGGGTCGACCGCCGCCGATCCGGTGGTCCGGCCTCGTCCGACGTTCCGGTCATGCTGTCCTCCCGCGGGTCGTGTCCCCGGTGTCGGCGGGCCCGCCGTTTGCTTTCACCGGTGTCGTCCGACTACGGTCTACATCGTAGGCCTACAGGTGAACAGACCCCCGTGGCCCATGTACGACAGCGGCGCTGCCATCAGAGGCGCCCGACGGCGCGGCCGCATCCGGCCCCAGCCACATCCGATTACTTGGAGTTCCGCATGTCGACCACCGCACACACCCGTTCCGACAGCATCGATGTCGCACCGGCGCACCACCACATGAGCACCGAGACCAAGGCGTCGAGCAAGACCAGCGAGCTGTACGTGTACGTGGCGCTCGTCGTCGCGATCATCGTCACCGCCATGGTCGTCGGCGACGAGAACAGCAACGGCGTCGACCCTTTCGGCGCGCTGGACGCGATCCGCTACATCACCTACGCGACGATCGGCTACCTGGTCGCACGCGGGCTGGCCAAGTCCGGGAGCCGCG is drawn from Nakamurella deserti and contains these coding sequences:
- a CDS encoding ANTAR domain-containing protein, producing the protein MSGILGLSAALGLADDVTVTLVAGGVLVCADGAARTAGGAADALQCRYAQGPGHSAALDGTATVMEDVARERRWPRWTTDAARAGVAAVVSVPLASRDAAGALNFWSSAPRTYGAEEIERATRLADATGQLLGSAVRQEHLQRALQGRTVIGQAQGILMDRHRIGAEEAFTILRDRSQRENRKVSALAAHLVGTGQFPCSAVDLATGSTGAPLAG
- a CDS encoding GAF and ANTAR domain-containing protein, which produces MDGNAHIEGPGRDPDETTPDLVGDRAGDGPDAVDPAGDRSDSVDPAGDRADSIDPAGDDDGVDSADDGADDVDPVGDDDDLNLDASLAALSRLSTGRLTLEDLLVQVAEFAVRAIPGADGAGLTLLEPNREDIIVKSTEFVRQIDDIQYRLGEGPCISAAAEGLTMRSGSLGGDPRWPRFGPRAGRLGVHSVLSLPLLTPSGVVGAMNVYAHARNAFDVRAEQLGQLFAAPAAITVHNAQILAQTARLAEQLQAALTTRPMIDQAIGILRARGGIESPEAFARLRHLSQTEHVKLSVVAERIVEEAVRRARARATPPR
- a CDS encoding fatty acid desaturase family protein codes for the protein MTAPARTGDPARRPASSRTGGPASSRPASDYSVLLDSIRSMGLLERRYAYYATRSLLLLSALGTVAAGFVLIGDSWLQIAVAAVLAVVLTQVIFLGHDAAHRQVFVSARANEIMAMILASGLSGLSLAWWNTKHARHHQAPNQVGKDPDIEPGVVHFYPAEKPPTGTLGRFLHAHQGWWFFPLLAVEAINLHVQSVAAVLARRDMKHRRTEITLITGRLVLYPAVLFVVLSPARAVTFLLVQMVVTGVYLGSVFAPAHVGMPILGADAKMDFFRRQVLISRNITGNRFTTWFMGGLNLQVEHHLFPNMPRPNLRRAQVVVQEFCVGRRVTYTEKTLGQAWVLIIGHMNRVGAAGRDPYACPVVRQLR
- a CDS encoding alpha/beta hydrolase family esterase, which gives rise to MPSHRTPTAVSVLAARGPAVGPGRLLTMTHTGPAGSRDYDLYIPTGYRPDARPVPLVVMLHGSTQSAADFAVGTTMNDQAERHTLLVAYPGQPRLANPSRSWNWFDRHNQHAGAGEPAIIAGITEDIVRAHGVDRDRVYVAGLSAGGAMAAVMAASYPQVYAAVGVHSGLAHLAATGMMSALTAMHRGGPATGDPRGTVPLIVFHGDDDTTVSPVNAVRLVTGRIGTAAPDSTRTHPAVEDSDRPDRHGYTITTYLDPDHSVAAESWDVHGAGHAWAGGDAAGSYTDPQGPDASAEMVRFFLEHPRPAAGTRT
- a CDS encoding TetR/AcrR family transcriptional regulator C-terminal domain-containing protein, whose amino-acid sequence is MNAALELVDAEGLGALTMRRLGQRVGRDPMTLYRHTAGRDDLLDGVAELVLGALVIPDDDGRGWQQQLRAAAVGFRALALAHPHVVPLLATRPLSTPLGLRPLGTLRPLERVLAILVDAGFPPAAALHAYRAYFGLLYGHVLNELQEYVVDPEESDDLLRLGLHRLPPREFPHVRSLAGELGRYDGAAELQLGLDYLLAGLAGRLPARPV